Proteins encoded in a region of the Cytobacillus pseudoceanisediminis genome:
- a CDS encoding aspartyl-phosphate phosphatase Spo0E family protein, with translation MCDFCRELSKKIQFLRKALVKTGIQKGLKHPETIKHSQMLDELIYRFQSKCK, from the coding sequence ATGTGTGATTTCTGCCGAGAGCTTAGCAAAAAGATTCAATTTCTTAGAAAAGCACTCGTTAAAACTGGTATCCAAAAAGGATTGAAACATCCTGAAACTATAAAACATAGTCAGATGTTGGACGAACTAATTTATAGGTTCCAATCCAAATGTAAGTAG
- a CDS encoding His/Gly/Thr/Pro-type tRNA ligase C-terminal domain-containing protein — MVANYLRNKGYKVEYEMSNKKLGKALDKANKENIPYVIIIGENEVKNNQYKIKDMSSGEERIESYLFK, encoded by the coding sequence TTGGTAGCAAATTATTTAAGAAATAAAGGCTATAAAGTCGAATATGAAATGAGCAACAAAAAATTAGGCAAGGCTCTTGATAAAGCAAACAAAGAGAACATTCCTTACGTAATAATTATTGGAGAGAATGAGGTGAAAAATAATCAATACAAAATAAAAGATATGTCATCAGGTGAAGAAAGGATTGAATCATATCTGTTTAAATGA